One Paraburkholderia caffeinilytica DNA segment encodes these proteins:
- a CDS encoding LysR family transcriptional regulator encodes MSEPDLNLLIALDVLLADGSVVGAARRLGLSASAMSRTLTRLREATGDPLLVRAGRRMVLTPHAEALRQRTQNAVHEARAVLRPSTTEPDFSTLQRTFTIRANDGFVDALGAALIAAVTAAAPLVRLHFAPKLEKTAAYLRDGSADLEVGVLGEMGPEVRVQALFRDRFLGAVRQGHPLAMEREVTAERYTAFGHVVASRRGRTSGPVDEALAALGLERTIVAVVPSFLAALAVARASDLIALVPASLLGNRPEPAFATTYAFELPVTTGEITVSQMWHPRLEADPVHRWLRQLVLGVCREREHR; translated from the coding sequence ATGTCAGAACCCGACCTGAATTTACTCATTGCGCTCGACGTATTGCTTGCCGACGGCAGCGTGGTCGGTGCTGCGCGTCGGCTGGGATTGAGTGCCTCGGCAATGAGCCGAACCTTGACCCGGCTTCGCGAGGCAACCGGCGATCCGCTATTGGTGCGGGCGGGGCGACGCATGGTATTGACACCTCATGCGGAAGCACTGCGTCAGCGCACTCAGAATGCGGTTCATGAGGCACGCGCCGTACTTCGCCCCTCAACCACGGAACCGGATTTTTCGACGTTGCAGCGAACCTTCACCATTCGCGCCAACGACGGCTTTGTGGATGCGCTCGGTGCCGCACTGATCGCTGCGGTGACCGCGGCGGCGCCACTCGTGCGTTTGCATTTTGCGCCCAAGCTCGAGAAAACCGCGGCGTATTTGCGGGACGGCTCCGCTGATCTCGAGGTTGGTGTTCTGGGTGAAATGGGCCCGGAAGTCCGGGTGCAGGCATTGTTCCGGGATCGCTTTCTTGGCGCGGTCAGACAGGGACATCCGCTCGCCATGGAGCGCGAGGTGACGGCCGAACGGTACACGGCCTTCGGCCATGTGGTCGCCTCACGACGCGGTCGCACAAGCGGACCGGTCGATGAGGCGCTGGCCGCTTTAGGGCTTGAGCGAACGATTGTCGCCGTCGTGCCGAGTTTTCTCGCGGCGCTCGCCGTGGCGCGCGCCTCCGACCTGATAGCGCTCGTGCCTGCGTCGCTTCTGGGCAATCGGCCTGAGCCCGCATTCGCCACCACTTACGCCTTCGAGCTTCCCGTGACGACCGGGGAGATCACGGTATCGCAGATGTGGCATCCTCGTCTGGAGGCCGATCCTGTTCATCGCTGGCTTCGGCAGCTTGTGCTAGGCGTATGCCGGGAACGAGAGCACCGGTGA
- a CDS encoding DUF1326 domain-containing protein: MTPWEIQGTELVNCNCSYGCPCQFNALPNNGFCEAMGAISIGNGYYGDVRLDGLNIAVVFHWPGPIHEGKGKCQPIVDERASPEQREAVLKIMTGQDTEPFATMFSVFASTLEQAFDPIFTKIDFDVDVDARRGRIHVEGVFDLVGEPIRNPVTGDEHRVRIDLPHGFEYELAEIGSGTSRSQGNIALDLEGTYAQFARLHLNNKGPIRHRAAA; encoded by the coding sequence ATGACTCCCTGGGAAATCCAAGGCACCGAACTGGTCAACTGCAATTGCTCATACGGTTGCCCGTGCCAATTCAACGCACTGCCGAACAACGGGTTCTGCGAAGCGATGGGCGCCATCTCGATCGGCAACGGTTACTACGGCGACGTGCGACTCGACGGCCTCAATATCGCGGTCGTGTTTCACTGGCCGGGACCGATCCACGAAGGCAAGGGCAAGTGTCAGCCGATCGTCGACGAACGGGCCAGCCCGGAGCAGCGCGAAGCCGTTCTGAAAATCATGACGGGGCAGGACACCGAACCGTTCGCCACGATGTTCTCCGTATTCGCATCGACGCTCGAGCAGGCATTCGATCCGATCTTTACGAAGATCGACTTCGATGTCGATGTCGATGCCAGACGCGGCCGGATTCATGTCGAGGGCGTATTCGACCTCGTCGGCGAACCGATCCGCAATCCGGTGACGGGCGACGAGCATCGCGTTCGAATCGACTTGCCGCACGGCTTCGAATACGAGCTTGCCGAAATCGGCTCCGGCACCAGCCGCTCGCAAGGAAACATCGCACTGGATCTCGAGGGGACTTACGCGCAGTTCGCGCGACTGCACCTGAATAACAAAGGACCGATCCGGCATCGCGCCGCGGCATGA
- a CDS encoding DUF2182 domain-containing protein: MSSVENILGRERVITALGIVAVVAVSWAYLWTGAGIGMSALDMTAVALFPHRLADGGGGMDPSLPTVVLMWWVMMIAMMTPSAAPLVLLYRRVLRHHDAIEARSAIPSLFLLAGYLSAWLAFSICAASLQKVLQPTGLISEMMLWSKSAPLSAIVLAAAGVYQFSPLKHACLTQCRSPVNFLTAHWRRGVAGSFLLGMRHGIYCVGCCWLLMALLFVGGIMNLVWIAALSLIVFVEKILPGGERVGRVLGVVLIAWAGATLLV, encoded by the coding sequence ATGAGCAGCGTCGAAAATATCCTCGGACGCGAGCGCGTCATCACCGCGCTCGGCATCGTCGCGGTCGTCGCGGTGTCGTGGGCCTACTTGTGGACGGGCGCCGGGATCGGCATGTCCGCACTCGATATGACGGCCGTCGCGCTGTTCCCGCATCGACTGGCGGACGGCGGCGGGGGAATGGATCCGTCGCTGCCGACCGTGGTCCTCATGTGGTGGGTGATGATGATCGCGATGATGACGCCCAGTGCGGCGCCGCTCGTCCTGTTGTATCGACGCGTATTGCGGCACCACGATGCGATCGAGGCCAGGTCGGCCATCCCGTCGTTGTTTCTGCTGGCCGGCTATCTGAGCGCATGGCTCGCATTCTCGATCTGCGCGGCATCGCTGCAAAAGGTGCTGCAGCCGACCGGCCTCATTTCGGAAATGATGTTGTGGTCGAAGAGCGCGCCCCTTTCCGCGATCGTTCTGGCCGCGGCGGGCGTCTATCAGTTCTCGCCGCTCAAGCACGCCTGCCTGACGCAGTGCCGTTCACCCGTGAATTTCCTGACCGCGCACTGGCGTAGAGGCGTCGCAGGCAGCTTCCTGCTCGGGATGCGTCACGGCATTTACTGCGTGGGCTGCTGTTGGCTGCTGATGGCCTTGTTGTTTGTCGGCGGCATCATGAATCTCGTCTGGATCGCCGCGCTGTCGCTCATCGTCTTCGTGGAGAAAATCCTGCCCGGCGGTGAGCGTGTCGGCCGCGTGCTGGGCGTCGTGCTGATCGCCTGGGCAGGCGCCACCCTGCTGGTGTGA